One stretch of Lysobacter sp. TY2-98 DNA includes these proteins:
- a CDS encoding S-(hydroxymethyl)glutathione dehydrogenase/class III alcohol dehydrogenase has product MKSRAAVAFAPGQPLQIVEIDVAPPRAGEVLVRITHTGVCHTDAFTLSGDDPEGLFPVVLGHEGAGIVVKVGEGVTSVKPGDHVIPLYTAECGECLFCKSNKTNLCVAVRATQGKGVMPDGTSRFSYEGQPLYHYMGCSTFSEYTVVAEVSLAKVNPDANPEQVCLLGCGVTTGIGAVHNTAKVQPGDSVAVFGLGGIGLAVVQGARQAKAGRIIAIDTNPSKFDMARQFGATDFVNPREHDKPIQQVIVEMTGWGVDHSFECIGNVEVMRAALECAHRGWGQSVIIGVAGAGQEIRTRPFQLVTGRKWMGTAFGGVKGRSQLPGMVEDAMRGDIELAPFVTHTMPLDDINRAFDLMHAGESIRSVVHF; this is encoded by the coding sequence ATGAAGTCCCGTGCCGCCGTCGCCTTCGCCCCCGGACAACCGCTGCAGATCGTCGAGATCGACGTCGCGCCGCCGCGCGCAGGCGAAGTGCTGGTGCGCATCACGCACACCGGCGTCTGCCACACCGATGCGTTCACGCTGTCGGGCGACGATCCGGAAGGCCTGTTCCCGGTGGTGCTGGGCCATGAAGGCGCGGGCATAGTGGTCAAGGTCGGCGAAGGCGTGACGTCGGTGAAACCGGGCGATCACGTGATTCCGCTGTACACCGCCGAATGCGGCGAGTGCCTGTTCTGCAAGTCGAACAAGACGAATCTCTGCGTGGCCGTGCGTGCAACGCAGGGCAAGGGCGTGATGCCGGACGGCACGTCGCGCTTCTCGTACGAAGGCCAGCCGCTGTATCACTACATGGGGTGCAGCACCTTCAGCGAGTACACGGTGGTGGCCGAGGTGTCGCTGGCGAAGGTGAATCCTGACGCGAATCCGGAGCAGGTTTGCCTGCTCGGCTGCGGCGTCACCACCGGCATTGGCGCCGTCCACAACACGGCCAAGGTGCAGCCGGGCGATTCGGTCGCGGTGTTCGGGCTCGGCGGTATCGGGCTCGCGGTGGTGCAGGGCGCGCGGCAGGCGAAGGCGGGCCGCATCATCGCGATCGACACGAACCCGTCGAAGTTCGACATGGCGCGGCAGTTCGGCGCGACCGACTTCGTCAATCCGCGTGAGCACGACAAGCCGATCCAGCAGGTGATCGTCGAGATGACCGGCTGGGGCGTCGACCATTCGTTCGAATGCATCGGCAACGTCGAGGTGATGCGCGCGGCGCTGGAATGCGCGCATCGCGGCTGGGGCCAGAGCGTGATCATCGGCGTCGCCGGCGCAGGCCAGGAGATCCGCACGCGGCCGTTCCAGCTCGTCACCGGGCGCAAGTGGATGGGCACCGCGTTCGGTGGCGTCAAGGGCCGCAGCCAGCTGCCGGGCATGGTCGAGGACGCGATGCGCGGCGACATCGAACTCGCGCCGTTCGTGACGCATACGATGCCGCTGGACGACATCAACCGCGCGTTCGACCTGATGCATGCGGGCGAGTCGATCCGCAGCGTGGTGCACTTCTGA
- a CDS encoding amidohydrolase — MRFTLLATALAAVLATSAPTAHAAARPEVDAAAKAVQAQVVAWRRDFHQHPELSNREERTAKVVADALKKMGLTPRTGIAHHGVVAIIEGGKPGPKLALRADMDALPVTERVDLPFASKVTTTFNGQTTGVMHACGHDAHTAMLLGIAQSLVKMRKDLPGQVMLIFQPSEEGAPVGEEGGASLMLKEGLFKDFKPDAVFGMHVFSTIPVGQIGVRSGPEMAASDRFAITVHGKQTHGARPWGGVDPIVTASEIVTSAQAIVARRTDIAKLPAVVSFGAINGGIRYNIIPDDVKLIGTIRTFDEGMRQKVFADLKNVAEHVAAANGATVEANVPDTLGNPVTYNDPALTQKMLPSLKAVVGDANVIEPPLQMGAEDFSFYAKEVPGLFFFVGATSIGVDPQTAPSNHSPEFKLDEQSLDVGVRAMLEATLDYLDAPQAGA; from the coding sequence ATGCGCTTCACCCTGCTCGCCACCGCCCTCGCCGCCGTCCTCGCGACCAGCGCTCCGACGGCCCATGCCGCCGCGCGGCCGGAGGTCGATGCCGCCGCGAAGGCCGTGCAGGCGCAGGTGGTCGCGTGGCGCCGCGACTTCCATCAGCATCCTGAACTGTCGAACCGCGAGGAGCGCACCGCCAAGGTCGTCGCCGATGCGCTGAAGAAGATGGGCCTGACGCCGCGTACCGGCATCGCCCACCACGGCGTGGTCGCGATCATCGAAGGCGGCAAGCCCGGGCCGAAGCTTGCGCTGCGCGCCGACATGGACGCGCTGCCGGTCACCGAACGCGTCGACCTGCCGTTCGCGTCCAAGGTCACGACGACATTCAACGGCCAGACCACCGGCGTGATGCACGCCTGCGGCCACGACGCGCACACCGCCATGCTGCTCGGCATCGCGCAGTCGCTGGTGAAGATGCGCAAGGATCTGCCGGGCCAGGTGATGCTCATCTTCCAGCCCAGCGAGGAAGGGGCGCCGGTCGGCGAAGAAGGCGGTGCGTCGCTGATGCTCAAGGAAGGCCTGTTCAAGGACTTCAAGCCCGACGCCGTGTTCGGCATGCACGTCTTCTCGACGATCCCCGTCGGCCAGATCGGCGTACGCAGCGGTCCGGAGATGGCCGCGAGCGATCGGTTCGCGATCACCGTGCACGGCAAGCAGACGCATGGCGCGCGCCCGTGGGGCGGCGTGGATCCGATCGTGACCGCGAGCGAGATCGTGACCAGCGCGCAGGCCATCGTCGCGCGTCGCACCGACATCGCCAAGCTGCCGGCCGTGGTGAGCTTCGGCGCGATCAACGGGGGCATCCGCTACAACATCATTCCGGACGACGTGAAGCTGATCGGCACCATCCGCACCTTCGACGAAGGCATGCGCCAGAAGGTGTTCGCCGACCTGAAGAACGTCGCCGAGCATGTCGCCGCCGCCAACGGCGCGACCGTCGAAGCCAACGTGCCGGACACGCTCGGCAATCCGGTCACCTACAACGATCCGGCGCTGACGCAGAAGATGCTGCCGAGCCTCAAGGCCGTCGTCGGCGACGCCAACGTCATCGAGCCACCGCTGCAGATGGGCGCCGAGGATTTCTCGTTCTACGCGAAGGAAGTGCCCGGCCTGTTCTTCTTCGTCGGTGCGACCAGCATCGGCGTCGATCCGCAGACCGCGCCCAGCAATCACTCGCCGGAGTTCAAGCTGGACGAGCAGTCACTCGACGTCGGCGTGCGCGCAATGCTGGAAGCCACGCTCGACTACCTCGACGCCCCGCAGGCCGGCGCGTGA
- a CDS encoding APC family permease, protein MSTTPSRSLEGDAALVRAIGVFALAAAIINSTVGGGIFRMPGALATQVGAAAPLSLIVGAIAIIPIALCFAAAGSRAHATGGPYTYVSVAFGPFLGFVAGALMWISHVASSAGVAASFAQQVAKLAPSTDAPGPRAALIIGTYGLLFLLNAFGVKLGARAVATLASVKLAPLALLVLIGIPFVDWSAVSFNPADVPSIAALGGSLVLVMFAYSGLETALVPSGEFDDPSKTVPRATVVAILLVVALYLGLQIVGQGVLGAALATSPVPLADTAGKIFSAGRTLLLATACVSMAGFLLGNLLGSSRLLFALGRDGYLPSIYGRVSASHRVPLLGLLTHAGIACFLAVRGSFDGLAAVSGGAICVVYAVVALAAWQLQRRGIVERGTPFRMPGGALMPLIGAGIMIAILFTLKPDEWRAIAISLGALIAIYVVLHLMRRGQAPATP, encoded by the coding sequence ATGTCGACCACCCCGTCCCGTTCCCTCGAGGGCGACGCCGCCCTCGTCCGCGCCATCGGCGTGTTCGCGCTGGCCGCGGCCATCATCAATTCCACCGTCGGCGGCGGCATCTTCCGCATGCCGGGTGCGCTGGCGACGCAGGTCGGCGCCGCCGCACCGCTGTCGCTGATCGTCGGTGCGATCGCGATCATTCCGATCGCGTTGTGCTTCGCGGCCGCAGGCAGCCGCGCGCATGCGACCGGCGGGCCGTACACCTACGTGTCGGTCGCGTTCGGGCCGTTTCTCGGTTTCGTCGCCGGTGCGCTGATGTGGATCAGCCACGTCGCATCGAGTGCGGGCGTCGCCGCATCGTTCGCGCAGCAGGTCGCGAAACTCGCGCCTTCGACGGACGCACCCGGGCCGCGCGCCGCACTCATCATCGGCACGTACGGCCTGCTGTTCCTGCTAAACGCGTTCGGCGTGAAGCTCGGCGCGCGCGCGGTGGCGACGCTCGCGAGCGTCAAGCTCGCACCGCTCGCGTTGCTCGTGCTCATCGGCATTCCGTTCGTGGACTGGAGCGCGGTGAGCTTTAATCCGGCCGACGTGCCGTCGATCGCCGCGCTCGGCGGCTCGCTGGTGCTGGTGATGTTCGCGTATTCCGGCCTTGAAACCGCGCTGGTGCCGTCGGGTGAATTCGACGACCCGTCGAAGACGGTGCCGCGCGCGACGGTGGTCGCGATCCTGCTCGTCGTCGCGCTGTATCTCGGCCTGCAGATCGTCGGCCAGGGCGTGCTCGGTGCGGCGCTCGCGACCAGTCCGGTGCCGCTCGCCGACACCGCGGGAAAGATCTTCAGCGCGGGCCGCACGTTGCTGCTCGCCACGGCATGCGTGTCGATGGCGGGCTTCCTGCTCGGCAACCTGCTGGGTTCGTCGCGACTGCTGTTCGCGCTCGGCCGCGACGGTTACCTGCCGTCGATCTACGGTCGCGTGAGCGCCTCGCACCGCGTGCCGCTGCTGGGCCTGCTGACGCACGCCGGCATCGCCTGCTTCCTCGCCGTGCGCGGTTCGTTCGACGGACTCGCCGCGGTGTCGGGCGGCGCGATCTGCGTGGTGTACGCGGTGGTTGCGCTCGCGGCGTGGCAGCTGCAGCGTCGCGGCATCGTCGAACGCGGTACGCCGTTCCGCATGCCCGGCGGCGCGCTGATGCCGCTGATCGGTGCCGGCATCATGATCGCGATCCTGTTCACGCTGAAGCCGGACGAATGGCGCGCGATCGCGATTTCGCTCGGCGCGCTGATCGCGATCTACGTCGTGCTGCACCTGATGCGTCGCGGCCAAGCGCCCGCGACGCCGTAA
- a CDS encoding LysM peptidoglycan-binding domain-containing protein, whose protein sequence is MSPQNPDFSNVRSGTSSVPSTPDFSNVQDGTSTVQAGGGGASQHYTVQPGDTLSHIAKHFYGKANHWHAIFDANRDQLDNPDLIRPGQVLVIPARDSTN, encoded by the coding sequence ATGTCCCCGCAGAATCCCGATTTCTCGAACGTGCGTTCGGGCACGTCCTCCGTGCCGTCGACGCCGGATTTCTCCAACGTGCAGGACGGCACCAGCACCGTGCAGGCCGGCGGTGGCGGTGCGTCGCAGCACTACACGGTGCAGCCGGGCGACACGCTGTCGCACATCGCCAAGCACTTCTACGGCAAAGCCAACCACTGGCACGCCATCTTCGACGCGAACCGCGACCAGCTCGATAACCCGGACCTGATCCGTCCCGGCCAGGTGCTGGTCATTCCCGCGCGCGATTCCACCAACTGA
- a CDS encoding TonB-dependent receptor — MRSLSGCLLAVVGVAQAQSAPSAADPVQLDRVQVIATRAPRALDRTPAAVSVLDGAALDTSGNGATLAEKLVGVPGVLARTRQNWAQDEQISIRGFGTRASFGIRSVRLYVDGIPATMPDGQGQVSHFPLGDATRIEVLRGPFAALYGNGAGGVVQLTTADGGEPDRIGVDASIGSFDTWRVGANARGAVGGVDYAVGASHFATGGWREHSRARRESVDAKLRFDVAGGELTLLGNAFDSPDTQDPQGLTRAQVEADPRQASPSALLFDTRKSARQVQLGAVFDRSSGATDVRVLGYGGQRHVEQVLSTPPSAQVNPLSAGGWIDLDSPFAGVDARMAWRRDVAARPLEVVLGLDVEQQRQDRRGYENFVGTQVGVRGALRQDQRDRVRNVDPYLQATWDLTPTWSVSGGVRASRVSFDSRDAYITARNPDDSGRVTYSATSPVIGATWRRSSTWSMYASVGRGFETPTFNELGYRSDGGSGLNFALRPMRTRNAELGARWDTHGVRGELALFDSGTRDELVVNTSVGGRTTFRNAGPTRRRGVEGSLAIPLAERWRLDLSGTWLDAEFRSDFPACTGTGCRAPIATVPAGTPLPGVPRSQVVAALRYGGDTGWQAQLTPQHIGGVTATTAGDVRTEGYTVLDASIGYRVRNDAGHGRVFAGIANLLDRDYVGSVIVNDANGRYFEPGAGRTLTLGVEWRWGD; from the coding sequence ATGCGATCGCTCTCCGGTTGCCTGCTCGCCGTCGTCGGCGTGGCGCAGGCGCAGTCCGCTCCTTCGGCCGCCGATCCGGTGCAGCTCGACCGCGTGCAGGTGATCGCCACGCGCGCGCCGCGTGCACTCGATCGCACGCCCGCCGCGGTGAGCGTGCTCGACGGCGCCGCGCTGGATACCAGCGGTAACGGCGCGACGCTCGCCGAGAAGCTCGTCGGCGTGCCCGGCGTGCTCGCGCGCACACGCCAGAACTGGGCGCAGGACGAACAGATCTCGATCCGCGGCTTTGGCACGCGCGCGAGCTTCGGCATCCGCAGCGTGCGCCTGTACGTCGACGGCATTCCCGCGACGATGCCGGACGGCCAGGGCCAGGTCTCGCACTTCCCGCTCGGCGACGCCACGCGCATCGAAGTGCTGCGCGGCCCGTTCGCCGCGCTGTACGGCAACGGCGCGGGCGGCGTCGTGCAGCTCACGACGGCGGATGGCGGTGAACCCGATCGCATCGGTGTCGATGCGTCGATCGGAAGTTTCGACACGTGGCGCGTCGGCGCGAACGCGCGCGGCGCGGTCGGCGGCGTCGACTACGCGGTCGGCGCCTCGCATTTCGCGACCGGCGGGTGGCGCGAGCACAGCCGCGCACGACGCGAGAGCGTCGACGCGAAGCTGCGGTTCGATGTCGCCGGCGGCGAACTCACGCTGCTCGGCAATGCCTTCGATTCGCCGGACACGCAGGACCCGCAGGGCCTGACGCGCGCGCAGGTCGAGGCCGATCCACGCCAGGCGAGCCCGAGCGCCCTGCTGTTCGACACGCGCAAGAGTGCGCGCCAGGTGCAGCTTGGTGCCGTATTCGATCGCTCGTCTGGCGCGACCGACGTGCGCGTGCTCGGCTACGGCGGACAACGCCACGTCGAACAGGTGCTGTCGACGCCACCTTCGGCGCAAGTGAACCCGCTGAGCGCCGGCGGTTGGATCGACCTCGACTCGCCGTTCGCCGGCGTCGACGCCCGCATGGCCTGGCGACGCGACGTCGCCGCGCGCCCGCTCGAGGTCGTGCTCGGGCTCGACGTGGAACAGCAGCGCCAGGATCGTCGCGGCTACGAGAACTTTGTCGGCACGCAGGTCGGCGTGCGGGGTGCGTTGCGGCAGGATCAGCGCGATCGCGTGCGCAACGTCGACCCGTACCTGCAGGCGACGTGGGACCTCACGCCGACGTGGAGCGTGAGTGGCGGCGTGCGCGCGAGCCGCGTGAGCTTCGACTCGCGCGATGCGTACATCACCGCCCGCAATCCCGACGACAGCGGACGCGTGACGTATTCGGCGACGTCGCCGGTGATCGGCGCGACGTGGCGGCGCTCCAGCACATGGTCGATGTACGCCTCGGTCGGCCGCGGTTTCGAAACACCGACGTTCAACGAGCTCGGCTACCGCAGCGACGGCGGCAGCGGCCTGAACTTCGCACTGCGGCCGATGCGCACGCGCAATGCGGAACTGGGTGCACGGTGGGACACGCACGGCGTGCGCGGCGAGCTCGCGCTGTTCGACAGCGGCACCCGCGACGAGCTCGTCGTGAACACCAGCGTCGGCGGCCGCACCACGTTCCGCAATGCAGGCCCGACGCGGCGTCGCGGCGTCGAAGGTTCGCTCGCGATTCCACTGGCCGAACGCTGGCGGCTCGATCTGTCCGGCACGTGGCTCGACGCCGAATTCCGGTCCGACTTTCCCGCCTGCACCGGCACCGGGTGTCGTGCGCCCATCGCGACGGTGCCCGCCGGCACGCCGCTGCCGGGCGTGCCGCGCTCGCAGGTCGTGGCGGCGCTGCGTTACGGCGGCGACACCGGGTGGCAGGCGCAGTTGACCCCACAGCACATCGGCGGTGTCACCGCCACCACTGCGGGCGACGTGCGCACGGAGGGTTACACGGTGCTCGACGCCAGCATCGGCTACCGCGTGCGCAACGACGCCGGCCACGGTCGCGTGTTCGCCGGCATCGCCAATCTCCTCGACCGCGACTATGTCGGCTCGGTGATCGTCAACGATGCGAACGGACGCTACTTCGAGCCGGGCGCTGGACGCACGCTCACGCTCGGTGTCGAGTGGCGCTGGGGCGACTGA
- a CDS encoding NAD(P)/FAD-dependent oxidoreductase — protein MRTPLRIAIVGYGTGGQAAAVLLSRDGHRVEVFERAAELGPVGAGFLLQPVGQAVLWDMGLLDAACMHGARIASLYGETATGRAVMDMRYAELDARLFGLGLQRGALFQLLDAAWTEHRVLHRGHRIVDVDVERGALVDGDGRRHSGFDLVIVADGAASVLRSRVAAAALDRPYPWGAQWCLAPMGDWASADVLKQRYIRARRMAGMLPVGTRPDDPVPRLSFFWSVPVGELDRVDVDREAWRRDVAEVWPEALARLDGIDAPNALAQARYRDTTHRHWHRGRAVLLGDAAHAMSPQLGQGVNMALLDAQALRDALRAEAMVPTALQRYERERRAHLSAYHFWSRALTPLFQSERDAAARIRDLTFHPLSRLPVARGMMLRVLTGTRRGWLSTFRLPRGFADVLATLPVARHEAVRAPVDARRDAAVAID, from the coding sequence ATGCGAACGCCGTTGCGCATCGCGATCGTCGGCTACGGCACGGGCGGCCAGGCCGCCGCGGTGCTGCTGTCGCGCGACGGGCATCGCGTCGAAGTGTTCGAACGCGCCGCAGAACTCGGCCCGGTCGGCGCCGGCTTCCTGCTGCAGCCGGTCGGGCAGGCGGTGCTGTGGGACATGGGCCTGCTCGACGCCGCCTGCATGCATGGCGCGCGCATCGCCAGCCTCTACGGCGAGACGGCGACCGGTCGCGCGGTAATGGACATGCGCTACGCCGAGCTCGACGCGCGCCTGTTCGGCCTCGGCCTGCAGCGCGGCGCGCTGTTCCAGTTGCTCGACGCGGCATGGACCGAGCACCGCGTCCTGCATCGCGGACATCGCATCGTCGATGTCGACGTCGAGCGCGGTGCGCTGGTGGATGGTGATGGCAGGCGTCATTCGGGTTTCGATCTGGTGATCGTCGCCGACGGCGCGGCTTCGGTGCTGCGTTCGCGCGTCGCCGCGGCCGCGCTCGATCGTCCGTATCCCTGGGGTGCGCAGTGGTGCCTCGCGCCGATGGGTGACTGGGCGTCGGCCGATGTGCTGAAGCAGCGCTACATCCGCGCGCGTCGCATGGCCGGCATGTTGCCGGTCGGCACGCGACCGGATGACCCGGTGCCGCGATTGAGTTTCTTCTGGAGCGTGCCGGTCGGCGAACTCGATCGGGTGGATGTCGATCGCGAGGCGTGGCGGCGTGACGTCGCCGAGGTCTGGCCCGAGGCATTGGCACGTCTCGATGGTATCGACGCACCGAACGCACTCGCGCAGGCGCGCTATCGCGATACCACGCATCGCCACTGGCATCGCGGCCGCGCCGTGCTGCTGGGCGACGCCGCGCATGCGATGAGCCCGCAGCTGGGGCAGGGCGTGAACATGGCGCTGCTCGATGCACAGGCGTTGCGCGATGCGTTGCGTGCTGAAGCGATGGTTCCGACCGCGCTGCAGCGTTACGAGCGCGAGCGACGCGCGCACCTTTCGGCGTATCACTTCTGGAGTCGTGCGTTGACGCCGCTGTTCCAGTCCGAACGCGACGCGGCGGCGCGGATTCGTGACCTCACGTTCCACCCGCTCTCACGACTGCCGGTCGCACGCGGAATGATGTTGCGTGTGCTGACGGGGACGCGACGCGGGTGGTTGTCGACGTTTCGATTGCCGCGTGGGTTTGCGGATGTGCTGGCCACATTGCCGGTCGCGCGGCATGAGGCGGTGCGGGCGCCGGTGGATGCGCGACGGGATGCGGCTGTCGCCATCGATTGA
- a CDS encoding UPF0149 family protein, whose product MKVAPPLSDAQIERLSELLDQRAVPFKGFNLEALDGYLTALALSPEAVTFEEWETPVWGSTPRWADEDEARDVRALLATHAATAEQRVRYGDDDLPDTYAPLLWLPENLDEHEDDELDVGRDWAMGFFRAVELREAAWEKWLDENDWIEEIFDLLDRLASGEVVAEDPTQPGTPIAYKERLEIIGSLPGMLNDLHHHRIEALTPREPIRRAETPERNAPCPCGSGKKYKKCCGASSGA is encoded by the coding sequence ATGAAAGTCGCCCCGCCGCTGTCCGACGCGCAGATCGAGCGCCTGTCCGAACTGCTCGACCAACGCGCCGTGCCATTCAAGGGCTTCAACCTGGAAGCGCTCGACGGCTACCTCACCGCGCTCGCGCTGTCGCCCGAAGCGGTGACGTTCGAGGAGTGGGAGACGCCGGTCTGGGGCAGCACGCCGCGCTGGGCCGACGAGGACGAGGCCCGCGACGTGCGCGCGCTGCTCGCCACCCACGCCGCCACCGCCGAACAGCGCGTGCGCTACGGTGACGATGATCTGCCCGACACCTACGCGCCGCTGCTGTGGCTGCCGGAAAACCTCGACGAGCACGAGGACGACGAACTCGACGTCGGCCGCGACTGGGCGATGGGTTTCTTTCGCGCCGTCGAACTGCGCGAGGCCGCGTGGGAGAAGTGGCTGGACGAAAACGACTGGATCGAGGAGATCTTCGACCTGCTCGATCGCCTGGCCAGCGGCGAAGTCGTCGCCGAGGACCCGACGCAACCGGGCACGCCGATCGCCTACAAGGAACGCCTCGAGATCATCGGCAGCCTGCCCGGCATGCTCAACGACCTGCACCACCACCGCATTGAAGCACTGACCCCGCGCGAACCGATCCGACGCGCGGAGACGCCCGAACGCAATGCGCCCTGTCCGTGCGGCAGCGGGAAGAAGTACAAGAAGTGTTGTGGGGCGAGCAGCGGCGCTTAA
- the queF gene encoding NADPH-dependent 7-cyano-7-deazaguanine reductase QueF (Catalyzes the NADPH-dependent reduction of 7-cyano-7-deazaguanine (preQ0) to 7-aminomethyl-7-deazaguanine (preQ1) in queuosine biosynthesis), translated as MDSSIPLGRHVDYPTTYDASLLFPIARSQGREEIGIRGEPSFIGFDRWHAYELSWLDARGKPHVATATICVPASTPNLVESKSLKLYLNSFNSTVFESYHEVRDRIARDLSAAAGGDVTVNFGLPPVDRRRPAVLLDTLETDITCYGPPNAKLLAIDATRGAVEETLTSELLKSNCPVTGQPDWARVTIAYRGAALDHPSVLRYLVSFRDHCEFHEQCVERIYTDLSALARPDMLSVEARYTRRGGLDINPWRATPGTPAPPAARDERQ; from the coding sequence ATGGACAGCTCGATTCCGCTCGGCCGGCACGTCGACTACCCGACGACCTACGACGCGTCGCTGCTGTTTCCGATCGCGCGCTCGCAGGGCCGCGAGGAAATCGGCATTCGTGGCGAACCGTCCTTCATCGGCTTCGATCGCTGGCATGCCTACGAGCTGTCCTGGCTCGACGCGCGCGGCAAGCCGCACGTGGCGACGGCGACGATCTGCGTGCCGGCGAGCACGCCGAACCTGGTCGAATCGAAGTCGCTCAAGCTCTATCTCAACTCGTTCAATTCGACCGTGTTCGAGAGCTATCACGAAGTCCGCGATCGCATCGCGCGCGATCTGTCGGCCGCCGCGGGCGGCGACGTCACGGTGAATTTCGGCCTGCCGCCGGTGGACCGCCGCCGCCCGGCCGTCCTGCTCGACACGCTCGAGACCGACATCACCTGCTACGGCCCGCCGAACGCGAAGCTGCTCGCCATCGACGCCACCCGCGGCGCGGTCGAGGAAACCCTGACCAGCGAGCTGCTGAAGTCGAACTGCCCGGTGACCGGTCAACCGGACTGGGCGCGCGTCACCATCGCGTATCGCGGCGCCGCGCTCGATCACCCGAGCGTGCTGCGCTACCTCGTCTCGTTCCGCGACCACTGCGAATTCCACGAGCAGTGCGTCGAACGCATCTACACGGACCTGTCCGCGCTCGCGCGGCCCGACATGCTGTCGGTGGAAGCGCGCTACACGCGCCGTGGCGGCCTCGACATCAATCCGTGGCGTGCGACGCCCGGCACTCCCGCCCCGCCCGCGGCGCGCGACGAACGGCAATGA
- the fghA gene encoding S-formylglutathione hydrolase → MQRVESHACFDGTQEVWQLRSDALDCDTRIGVYLPPQASQRACPVLYWLSGLTCTEQNFITKAGAQRYAAEHGLILVAPDTSPRGPGIPDVEGYDLGIGAGFYLDATEAPWDAHYRMHDYAVRELPALVEANFPATDARSISGHSMGGHGALVIALRNPGRYRSVSAFSPIVAPSRVPWGEKAFTTYLGDDRDAWRAWDACELVATARERLPLLVDQGEADEFLAQQLKPELLREACDAAGHPLELRMRPGYDHSYYFIASFIGEHIAHHAAALR, encoded by the coding sequence ATGCAGCGCGTCGAATCGCATGCGTGCTTCGACGGCACGCAGGAGGTGTGGCAACTGCGGTCGGATGCGCTCGACTGCGATACGCGCATCGGCGTCTACCTGCCGCCGCAGGCATCGCAGCGCGCGTGCCCGGTGCTGTACTGGCTCTCGGGTCTGACCTGCACCGAGCAGAACTTCATCACCAAGGCCGGCGCGCAGCGCTACGCGGCCGAGCACGGCCTGATCCTCGTCGCGCCGGATACGAGTCCACGCGGGCCGGGCATCCCGGATGTGGAGGGTTACGACCTCGGCATCGGCGCGGGCTTCTATCTCGACGCGACCGAAGCGCCGTGGGATGCGCACTACCGCATGCACGACTACGCGGTGCGTGAGCTGCCGGCGCTGGTCGAAGCGAATTTCCCAGCGACGGACGCGCGCAGCATCAGCGGGCATTCGATGGGCGGGCACGGTGCGCTGGTCATCGCGCTGCGCAATCCCGGGCGTTACCGCAGCGTGTCGGCGTTCTCGCCGATCGTGGCGCCTTCACGCGTGCCGTGGGGCGAGAAGGCCTTCACGACCTACCTCGGCGACGATCGCGACGCCTGGCGTGCATGGGATGCCTGCGAACTTGTTGCGACCGCGCGCGAACGCCTGCCGCTGCTCGTCGACCAGGGCGAGGCCGACGAATTCCTCGCGCAGCAACTGAAACCGGAGCTGCTGCGCGAGGCCTGCGATGCGGCCGGCCATCCGCTCGAGTTGCGCATGCGACCCGGTTACGACCACAGCTACTACTTCATTGCGAGCTTCATCGGCGAGCACATCGCCCACCACGCCGCCGCGTTGCGCTGA